A single window of Hippocampus zosterae strain Florida chromosome 15, ASM2543408v3, whole genome shotgun sequence DNA harbors:
- the efcab14 gene encoding EF-hand calcium-binding domain-containing protein 14, with protein MKKRKELNALIGLGDSKRKKAKKGSGHRLLRTEPPDTESDSSSEDDEFNGMSSGTSFGKRSYSQCCTVCYPLFLFIILAACVMACAGLIWMQIALKEDLDSMKEKLHSMESSQKASSSEIPKLSDDLKNKDKKLEDIENGEKGLGKLWFNLTDINRKITLLDSAVNHLKANLKSASDLISLPTTVEDLQKSVATIGSTLTSVQHDVKTIQTALETQKNSDDGLKATMDISDLRKAVSKANQTEAKHHIWSDEQIHMLLSTVAELQSRVLSLESGSRQNLKNAEFQPLNSSGPQTTEMNETQITKVSSPDNSTLSPDPDISRRPRFLTLNRSKRNGDIKCQKRRLVPGVTLKGLKEIFTDDYGNPAGLTYEELWVKLGPLTPKARVLRCFDSDGDERYSMTELRAAFGL; from the exons atgaagaagaggaaggagCTTAACGCTCTTATCGGACTCGGGGACAGCAAAAGAAAGAAGGCGAAGAAAGGCTCCGGTCACCGGCTTCTCCGAACCGAGCCGCCGGACACTGAGTCGGACTCCAGCTCGGAGGACGACGAGTTCAACGGCATGAGCAGCGGAACCAGCTTTGGCAA GCGAAGTTACAGTCAGTGCTGCACTGTGTGCTACCCACTTTTTCTCTTCATCATACTCGCCGCCTGTGTCATGGCTTGCGCTGGACTCATATGGATGCAGATTGCCTTGAAGGAAGATCTGGACTCAATGAAGGAAAAACTGCACAGCA TGGAATCCAGCCAAAAGGCATCTTCAAGTGAAATACCAAAACTAAGCGATGACCTGAAAAACAAGGACAAGAAGCTTGAGGACATTGAGAATGGGGAGAAAGGGTTGGGCAAACTCTGGTTCAACCTCACAGACATCAACAGAAAG ATTACTTTGTTGGACTCTGCTGTAAACCACTTGAAGGCCAATTTGAAATCGGCTTCCGATTTAATCAGCCTGCCCACGACAGTGGAAGACCTACAAAAG AGTGTGGCTACGATTGGAAGCACGTTGACAAGTGTTCAGCACGACGTGAAGACAATACAGACCGCGCTCGAAACTCAGAAGAATTCCGATGACGGGCTGAAGGCAACTATG GACATAAGTGACCTGAGGAAAGCCGTGAGCAAGGCCAACCAGACGGAGGCCAAACACCACATTTGGAGCGATGAGCAGATCCATATGCTTCTGTCGACTGTCGCCGAGCTCCAGAGCAGGGTATTGTCTTTGGAGAGCGGGTCCAGACAAAAT TTGAAAAATGCTGAATTCCAGCCCCTCAACAGTAGCGGGCCTCAAACGACAGAGATGAACGAGACTCAAATAACCAAAGTGTCATCACCAG ATAACAGCACGCTAAGTCCTGACCCAGACATTAGCAGACGCCCACGCTTCCTCACCCTGAACCGCTCCAAGAGAAATGGCGACATCAAATGCCAAAAGAGGCGCTTAGTTCCTGGAGTCACGTTAAAAG GTCTGAAAGAAATCTTCACGGATGACTACGGCAATCCAGCGGGCCTGACGTACGAAGAGCTTTGGGTGAAGCTGGGGCCGTTGACTCCGAAAGCTCGGGTGCTGCGGTGCTTCGACAGCGACGGTGACGAGAGGTACTCCATGACGGAGCTGAGAGCCGCATTTGGGCTGTGA
- the LOC127616701 gene encoding ankyrin repeat domain-containing protein 13C-like isoform X1, which translates to MARENDIIKRFAFTVDLAIVAELSCLIEPSRRLCHICRKARRISTGETIRAARKDHYKGNKNAQAVDSFDETSNGTIPNGTGHHLKSNKAFVKSVKPSALQQQQLNANNLNGNASVVNDDNKNPIILANDDFPVHECVFKGDVRRLSSLIRTHSISQKDVHGNTPLHLAVMLGHKECALLLLAHNAPVKMKNAQGWSPLAEAISYGDRQMITAILRKLKQQSRESVEDKRPKLLKALQELGDFYLELHWDFQSWVPLLSRMLPSDTCKIYKQGINIRLDTTLIDFIDMKCQRGDLSFIFSGEAPPSQSFVVLDNEAKVYQRIHHEESEMETEEEVDILMSSDIYSATLSTKSITFSRTQSGWLFREDKTERVGNFLADFYAVNGLVLESRKRREHLSEEDILRNKAIMESLSKGGSISEHNFESARRQSLSAPAPNTISWEEYITAEHGKPPHVGRELVCKENKKHFKATVAMSQDFPLGIESLLNVLEVVAPFKHFNKLREFVQMKLPPGFPVKLDIPVFPTITATVTFQEFHQDHFEGSLFVIPPDFKEDPSRFPDL; encoded by the exons ATGGCgcgtgaaaatgacatcatcaaaagaTTTGCGTTTACGGTGGATCTCGCGATAGTAGCCGAACTCTCCTGCCTTATTGAACCATCCCGGCGTCTGTGTCATATTTGCCGCAAAGCCCGCAGAATCTCAACCG GTGAGACGATACGCGCCGCGCGCAAGGACCACTACAAAGGCAACAAGAATGCACAAGCCGTCGACTCGTTCGACGAGACTTCCAACGGGACCATCCCCAACGGGACCGGTCACCACTTGAAGTCCAACAAGGCTTTCGTGAAATCGGTCAAACCGTCGGCACTGCAACAACAGCAGCTGAATGCCAACAACCTGAACGGCAACGCGTCTGTCGTCAACGACGATAATAAGAATCCGATCATTCTCGCCAACGACGATTTCCCGGTGCATGAGTGCGTGTTCAAAggggacgtgagacggctctccTCCCTCATCAGGACCCATAGCATCTCTCAGAAAGACGTGCATG gtaaTACCCCTCTGCACCTGGCTGTGATGCTGGGCCACAAAG aatgTGCCCTTCTTCTTCTGGCCCACAATGCACCAGTTAAGATGAAGAATGCACAAGGATGGAGCCCTCTGGCAGAAGCCATCAGCTACGGCGATAGACAAATGA TCACGGCAATACTGCGCAAACTGAAGCAACAATCCAGGGAGAGCGTGGAGGACAAAAGGCCAAAGTTACTCAAAGCCCTGCAGGAG CTGGGCGACTTTTACTTGGAGCTGCATTGGGATTTTCAAAGCTGGG tgCCTCTGCTGTCTCGGATGCTTCCCTCTGATACTTGTAAAATCTACAAGCAGGGCATCAATATCAG GTTGGACACCACCCTCATCGACTTCATCGACATGAAGTGTCAGCGCGGAGACCTCAGCTTCATTTTCAGTGGTGAGGCGCCGCCCTCGCAGTCCTTCGTGGTCCTGGACAACGAAGCCAAAGTGTACCAAAGAATACACCACGAG GAGTCAGAGATGGagacggaggaggaggtggacatCTTGATGAGCAGTGACATCTACTCGGCCACCTTGTCCACTAAGTCCATCACATTCTCCCGCACTCAGAGTGGCTGGCTCTTCAGGGAGGACAAAACC GAGCGGGTGGGCAACTTCCTGGCGGACTTCTACGCCGTCAACGGCCTGGTGCTGGAGTCTCGGAAGCGGCGCGAGCACCTGAGCGAGGAGGACATCCTCAGGAACAAAGCCATCATGGAGAGCCTCAGCAAAGGCGGCAGCATCAGCGAGCACAACTTTGAG TCCGCGAGGAGGCAGTCCCTCTCGGCGCCGGCCCCCAACACCATTTCTTGGGAGGAGTACATCACAGCCGAGCACGGAAA GCCTCCTCATGTGGGCAGAGAGCTGGTGTGCAAGGAGAACAAGAAGCATTTCAAGGCCACCGTAGCCATGAGCCAGGACTTCCCGCTGGGCATTGAATC tttattgaatgtgttggAGGTGGTCGCTCCCTTCAAGCACTTCAACAAGCTGCGAGAGTTCGTCCAGATGAAACTGCCCCCCGGCTTTCCCGTCAAACTTG ACATCCCCGTGTTCCCGACCATCACGGCCACCGTCACCTTCCAGGAGTTCCACCAAGACCACTTTGAGGGCTCTCTCTTTGTCATCCCCCCCGACTTCAAAGAAGACCCCAGCCGCTTCCCGGACCTCTGA
- the znf830 gene encoding zinc finger protein 830, which produces MASAKKGKGKKIVNQEELRRLMREKQRQTSEKKRVESPFAKYNSLGHLSCVICNTQVKSELLWPAHVLGKQHKEKVSELKEAKQTTQSQPVKRKVTDDDKEINGKKAKQTLGTGQSAVAVPADFFEKPNSAKNSAGVSLLAGAYDDDDNDEVENEMTGEAEATTTTAASQPPEHTGLPADFFDSSIPSAPTASHSGSIVKAEVVEKSAEKKDNTTETLPEGFFDDPVRDAKVRNVDAPKDHMDKEWEEFQKEIRQVNTKSEAIVAEDDEEGRLERQIDEIDEQIECYKRVEMLRDKRDVVKRRLQPKEEPMETEASMDKEDEEEENEELLRLLSRDWRAKGALA; this is translated from the coding sequence ATGGCCTCCGCGAAGAAagggaaaggaaagaaaattgtAAATCAAGAGGAACTTCGGCGCCTGATGAGGGAGAAGCAAAGGCAAACGTCCGAGAAGAAGCGCGTCGAGTCTCCATTCGCAAAGTATAACAGCTTGGGCCACTTGAGCTGCGTTATCTGCAACACGCAGGTAAAATCTGAGCTGCTGTGGCCCGCTCACGTCCTTGGAAAACAGCACAAGGAGAAGGTAAGCGAGCTCAAAGAGGCGAAACAAACAACGCAAAGTCAACCGGTGAAGAGAAAAGTGACTGACGATGACAAGGAAATAAACGGAAAAAAGGCAAAGCAAACGTTGGGTACAGGTCAGTCCGCCGTTGCGGTACCTGCAGATTTCTTTGAGAAACCGAATTCTGCCAAGAACTCGGCGGGTGTTAGTCTGCTAGCGGGTGCCTATGACGACGATGACAACGATGAGGTGGAAAACGAGATGACTGGGGAAGCAGAGGCGACCACCACCACAGCCGCTTCTCAGCCCCCGGAACACACCGGATTACCAGCAGACTTCTTCGACAGCTCCATCCCGTCCGCCCCCACCGCCTCCCACTCTGGCTCCATCGTCAAGGCAGAAGTGGTGGAGAAAAGCGCAGAGAAGAAGGACAACACGACCGAGACGCTGCCTGAGGGTTTCTTCGATGACCCGGTTCGGGACGCTAAGGTGCGAAACGTGGACGCGCCGAAGGACCACATGGACAAGGAGTGGGAGGAGTTTCAGAAGGAGATCCGGCAGGTGAACACCAAGTCCGAGGCCATCGTGGccgaggacgacgaggagggCCGCCTCGAGCGACAAATTGACGAGATCGACGAGCAGATCGAATGTTACAAGAGGGTGGAGATGCTGAGGGACAAGAGGGACGTAGTGAAGAGAAGGCTTCAGCCCAAGGAAGAACCCATGGAGACCGAAGCCAGTATGGacaaggaggacgaggaggaagagaatGAAGAACTACTTCGACTTTTGTCCCGGGACTGGAGGGCCAAAGGCGCACTGGCATGA
- the LOC127616701 gene encoding ankyrin repeat domain-containing protein 13C-like isoform X2, which produces MTGETIRAARKDHYKGNKNAQAVDSFDETSNGTIPNGTGHHLKSNKAFVKSVKPSALQQQQLNANNLNGNASVVNDDNKNPIILANDDFPVHECVFKGDVRRLSSLIRTHSISQKDVHGNTPLHLAVMLGHKECALLLLAHNAPVKMKNAQGWSPLAEAISYGDRQMITAILRKLKQQSRESVEDKRPKLLKALQELGDFYLELHWDFQSWVPLLSRMLPSDTCKIYKQGINIRLDTTLIDFIDMKCQRGDLSFIFSGEAPPSQSFVVLDNEAKVYQRIHHEESEMETEEEVDILMSSDIYSATLSTKSITFSRTQSGWLFREDKTERVGNFLADFYAVNGLVLESRKRREHLSEEDILRNKAIMESLSKGGSISEHNFESARRQSLSAPAPNTISWEEYITAEHGKPPHVGRELVCKENKKHFKATVAMSQDFPLGIESLLNVLEVVAPFKHFNKLREFVQMKLPPGFPVKLDIPVFPTITATVTFQEFHQDHFEGSLFVIPPDFKEDPSRFPDL; this is translated from the exons ATGACAGGTGAGACGATACGCGCCGCGCGCAAGGACCACTACAAAGGCAACAAGAATGCACAAGCCGTCGACTCGTTCGACGAGACTTCCAACGGGACCATCCCCAACGGGACCGGTCACCACTTGAAGTCCAACAAGGCTTTCGTGAAATCGGTCAAACCGTCGGCACTGCAACAACAGCAGCTGAATGCCAACAACCTGAACGGCAACGCGTCTGTCGTCAACGACGATAATAAGAATCCGATCATTCTCGCCAACGACGATTTCCCGGTGCATGAGTGCGTGTTCAAAggggacgtgagacggctctccTCCCTCATCAGGACCCATAGCATCTCTCAGAAAGACGTGCATG gtaaTACCCCTCTGCACCTGGCTGTGATGCTGGGCCACAAAG aatgTGCCCTTCTTCTTCTGGCCCACAATGCACCAGTTAAGATGAAGAATGCACAAGGATGGAGCCCTCTGGCAGAAGCCATCAGCTACGGCGATAGACAAATGA TCACGGCAATACTGCGCAAACTGAAGCAACAATCCAGGGAGAGCGTGGAGGACAAAAGGCCAAAGTTACTCAAAGCCCTGCAGGAG CTGGGCGACTTTTACTTGGAGCTGCATTGGGATTTTCAAAGCTGGG tgCCTCTGCTGTCTCGGATGCTTCCCTCTGATACTTGTAAAATCTACAAGCAGGGCATCAATATCAG GTTGGACACCACCCTCATCGACTTCATCGACATGAAGTGTCAGCGCGGAGACCTCAGCTTCATTTTCAGTGGTGAGGCGCCGCCCTCGCAGTCCTTCGTGGTCCTGGACAACGAAGCCAAAGTGTACCAAAGAATACACCACGAG GAGTCAGAGATGGagacggaggaggaggtggacatCTTGATGAGCAGTGACATCTACTCGGCCACCTTGTCCACTAAGTCCATCACATTCTCCCGCACTCAGAGTGGCTGGCTCTTCAGGGAGGACAAAACC GAGCGGGTGGGCAACTTCCTGGCGGACTTCTACGCCGTCAACGGCCTGGTGCTGGAGTCTCGGAAGCGGCGCGAGCACCTGAGCGAGGAGGACATCCTCAGGAACAAAGCCATCATGGAGAGCCTCAGCAAAGGCGGCAGCATCAGCGAGCACAACTTTGAG TCCGCGAGGAGGCAGTCCCTCTCGGCGCCGGCCCCCAACACCATTTCTTGGGAGGAGTACATCACAGCCGAGCACGGAAA GCCTCCTCATGTGGGCAGAGAGCTGGTGTGCAAGGAGAACAAGAAGCATTTCAAGGCCACCGTAGCCATGAGCCAGGACTTCCCGCTGGGCATTGAATC tttattgaatgtgttggAGGTGGTCGCTCCCTTCAAGCACTTCAACAAGCTGCGAGAGTTCGTCCAGATGAAACTGCCCCCCGGCTTTCCCGTCAAACTTG ACATCCCCGTGTTCCCGACCATCACGGCCACCGTCACCTTCCAGGAGTTCCACCAAGACCACTTTGAGGGCTCTCTCTTTGTCATCCCCCCCGACTTCAAAGAAGACCCCAGCCGCTTCCCGGACCTCTGA